Sequence from the Miscanthus floridulus cultivar M001 chromosome 16, ASM1932011v1, whole genome shotgun sequence genome:
tgcattcccttctcttaatgccaaaaTGTTTATTAGCATCATCTAACTTGTCAagtagtttagctttagtaggttcatcatcatcactatcactttcattttcattttcgttatcatgtcctcatcatcacactcatcatcggattgtaccttagtggccttagccatgaagcatgatggagtgtcgaagagagaaggcttctcattgatagcaatgtttgcaagagccttcttgttggtggtcttgtcatcatcactatcatcatcatcatcatcacttgaggaagcatcactatcccaagtgaccacatatgaaccacccttctttttcttgaaggtcatcttgtctttcttctttttcttgtccttcttgctcttcttgtcctcatcatcattgttgctattgtatggacattgagcaacaagatgatccttgcttcaaaacttgaagcacctccttgactcttctttgttcttggatgaagacttctttcttctagcacggtagcctttcttcaccatgaacttgtcaaatctcttgacaaagagagccatcttctcatcatcatcatcatcccatgagccattatcttcacttgatgtatcttgcttagccttccccttagatgatgtgactttgaatgccacactcttcttcttgtcatccttcttctcatatttcttctccttcttttcttccttctcaccatctctataagtgtcatcggtcatcacatctcccaacacttggtttggtgtcatggtgtccaaaccaatCCTCACttgcaaggtgaccaacatgccaaatcttgtgggtaagcagctcaagaacttatgggagaagtccttgtccttcacttcttctccaagtgctttgtgATCATTGagaagcacttgaagcctatggagcatctccggcacactttcatcatccttcatcttgaaactagcaaacttctccttgaggatgtatgccttgtcacccttcacagcttgagtgccctcaaatgattcttccaacttcttccaagcttcatgagccatctcaatgttcttgatttgctcaaatgttctctcatcaatagcatcatgaatgacactaaGAGAAATGTCATTGTTTTtgaagaagcacttcttcggctgtggtgggattctctagatcggcTATCTCAATTCTGGTCTCCACctccttccacactcttctattgattgacttgatatatgttgtcatcttagcctttcaATAAGgatagtttgtgccatcaaattgggtggcttcttggtgttgttgatctgagcctttttgacaccgaaggttgtttagccctaaatcacggtgaccatggctctgataccacttgaaagatcctaatagctagagggggtgaatagcctatacaaatttctacaacaacactaaacaaAATGGTTAGGCAATTGTGAGGtgaagcaaatgttgcgctagcctactaaaatgcaagccacctaccacaattctagtctctatgatctctaggcacacaaagtctatgtcactacactaagttagtgagctctcaatgaCTAAGTAAAGagactcactaaccactagatacgACACAAGCTatctctcaaaactaattacactaaagagcttagccaCACTATGAATGTAAATACACAAGTGGTTGAGAtgtttataccgtcgtgtagagaggtgtgccaatcacaagatgaagccaaTCAATTACAATAGAGTCCTGGTGACAAgaggtgacacaatgatttttcaccgaggttcacttgcttgccttgagctttttgtttctctttcttcttttccaagtccaagcacttgatcatcaccatggtcacaccatcatcataatcttcatcattgctctaccatttggaatagtgctacctatctcataatcacttagataaattaggttagcacttacggtttcatcaattcaccaaaaccaaactagatcttTCAGTGCAGCAGCTCTGTTTTGTGGTGTTTGAGGAGTGGTTTCTGCCAaggcaggatgagcgtgcttcagagtaGTTCTACACAGTGCTAcaagaggatttctacaatgcctacCTCAACAGTGGTGTGACATTTAGATCACAGAGAGTTTGCTCGTTAGAGGCTATAGTTGCTATTGCAGGAGAGCAGATCCGTCCCCAACTCAGCTACCTGTCAGGTCTAGCAGATCTTCTAGGATAGACTGGTCAGTATGTTCTATCATGGGTCAAAGAGTTTTATGCTTCCTTGTGGATTGACCCGAGGcataggtttattcactttgccttcaggGGTCATGACTATAGGCTACAGAGCCAGAGGACAAGAGAGATATTGAGGATTCTAGAGTCTCCTATTTGGATTCATGAGATCTGTTATGGAGAGACAGAGCCACCTATAGACTTGGTCAGGGCTTGCTTCACTGAGCCATTTGGAGAGGGATCAAGCCAGACACCACGTGACCTTACACCTACAACTCGTATCATTAATGCAGTCATGAGGAGGTCTTTGCTCTCGAGGAGTGGCTACCGAGAGCGACTGACCCGTATTCGGCTTTGGCTAGTCCACCACTTGGTCTCCTagatagtgtttgatatttgggatgtgatgctttcaAAGATGGAGGATACCTTAGTAGAGGGTTTTAGAGGCCATCGTTAGTTGGCATATGATCATCGGATCATATTTCTTATTAGGCAGGCAGTTTCACAGAAGTCCCTAGAGACAGTGGCTGAGttgagtggtgctactatagagttcccacaGTATGATATGAGCCAGCTATTATGTCATAGTCATGGGAGGACTCCTAGCCAGCCAAGCCATAgactagaggtgccagagattgCAGCTGAGCAGGATGAGGCCGTCAAAGCCATTGCTGAGATAGAGCTAGAGCAGCTAGAGGCACAACAAGAGGACATGGTTGAGAGCGACCTGACTGATAGCTTAGATGAGGACTACTAGCCTATCCTGCATATGCCACCATGTGCACATGATAGAGAGGTtggtggctctagctcagctccaccacatCCACAGCCACCATAGATAGACCCCGCCTTGCTGGCTATACTTGAGCACATGCGGTAGGACTAGGCTCGTTAGGCATAGGAGACAGGAGCTAGCATTGCTTAGGTGTAGGCATGCTAGGATCAGTTTCAATAGCAACAGCAGTTAGTCATTCAGTAGTAGCTTCTTAggttcatgcagcatgtcttTTCTGCCATAGGGATTGCTCCTTACCAACATGCATTGCAGCTCAGTcagcctactactactactaccctaGTGACTATAGCTGTACATTCTAGTGGGTTTTAGAGTCAAGGACAGCCGACTGCATAGTTTGCCTCACCTACCCAACATGTGTCTTAGTGGTTCGCTTCACTAGGGAAAGAGCAAGCTCAGCACTTCACTCCTATAGTCATGGGCTTCACTCCTACTCAGTCCACGTCAGTGCTAGTGATGGACATCCCTATCTCTAGGAGTTTGGGTGCTACTTTTAGTGAACTCATAGGACAACCTACACAACCAGAGTTTCAAGTCCCCGCTCCTACCATAGCCACTCTGGTCACAGCGACTACTAAGATGATCCCGTCCTCTGTTATTTCATTGGAGCTACCTCTGATAGTCACTCCACTCTTGAGGTCTTAGTGACAGTGATAGCAGCAATTCTGGTTCTACTTCCTATAGTGACCCCCTCTGAGCCACAAGCTGACCCAGCCACTGAGTCCACTGagcagacccagaccacttcttCTCCACTTCTAGTGATAGAGGGTCCGACCACTCTGAGTTTAGGGTCCGAGGATGATGCAACTCAGTTTTAGATCTCTCACCACACCTCAATGCCTGACTCGTCTACTCCTGACCCGCcgtccaacccttaggttttggtgcttaacGCCAAAGAGGAGAGGGAGTGAGTATgtgagtatgttagatttagggggagcgtgtgagatggACTCATTAGATTTaagtatgttagatttagggaGAGCGTGTGAGATGACTCATTAGATttgagtatgttagatttagggggagcgtgtgagatggactcattaaatttagggggagcatgTGAGATGGACTCAATTTTTTGTGTGTGATANNNNNNNNNNNNNNNNNNNNNNNNNNNNNNNNNNNNNNNNNNNNNNNNNNNNNNNNNNNNNNNNNNNNNNNNNNNNNNNNNNNNNNNNNNNNNNNNNNNNAAGTACATAAACCCTGACAAAATCTTTATACTATTGGACAGCTCGAACTCCTGTCTTTCTTCATGATTGAGCTGAGTCTTGTCGAATACGAGATGCTCTAGTTCTGCCCGTCTATGCTAGCAACTGCTGCCATCTACACAGCTCAATGCACCATGCTTGCTTGGTCTTTTTGTGATATAGATATAtgttttgttgtcataatatGAGTCTATTTGTTATTATTGtgattcttgtactatagaagatgtTTAGAAACTTTTGGCTAAATAATCTTGTTTGGGCCACAATATTACAATCAAGTTTGCCAGAATACTTGATCATGTATTTTACTCATCACAGGATGATTTGAGGGAGCACGTGTtggtaatttgaattttttttacggaTAAATGCACTGTAGGGgcagctgataacaccagccgcctctacaaattaatttataggggcggtctaggaaccgcctctacaaatgcatgatttatagagacggtatggtaggggcggctggccaaaccgcccctataaatgtccATTAGCCGCCCTTGAAAATCATATCTGACGTAGTGGTTGGCTCAAACACTGCATGTCTTCAAACATCCTTGCATGGAACACATCCATTTGCTCACACTCCTGATCATGGCTAGCTTGAATTTAGTGGACTCCAATGTCTCAAAAATAACCACTAAGCTTGAGTACAAGAGATGTTCCATCAATTCCATGAGTGCCTAGCAACCGAAACTAAGCATCAATCATTCACCTACTgcttctactagtactactacccTCGGCATCCTTCCATATGCATCCATATATCTTCCTTATCACTTTGAATTTTCAATCAACATACAGTACGTAGTTGTGAATTATCACGCCTTTGCTATGAGTCGCTAGTGAGCGTTGTCATTCATTTCATCCCCATCGGTTTCAACATTCATTTCTCGCAGTACAGTTTGTTATTAGTTCTCTATCTGATGAGCAGCATGACCGGTTGCTCTCCAGCCTTCACTCTACtcagcggcggatccacagggggggttcggggggctccagcctcccctaatttcttgatttcaagcctaatcactgtagcaaaagcttgatttcacccttaaatcttcatgcaaatcaatatctccattgttttagctcccccttatcccgcatcgtgcatccgccactgactCTACTTGTCTCCACCCATAATATTCTTGCCAAACTAATTGATTTGTTCGACTGACACTACTCATAGTACATGTACTACAGTTCTCTTGGCTTGGCCTTCACTCAATGGCCACATATGAATATATACTAAGTACCATCACACAACTAAGTAAATCTTACTAGTCTGTAGCTCTTGGCCATAACAAATAATCAAATAAACAGCTAAATAACAGACAAAATGTTTCTATAGTTGTACTCGAAGTGGAAGCTAATATAAATAGTTATTTATTAAGGGGAGGATATATATTTTTGTGTCAATATGCTCTATATATGACTAGGTCCCGTAAAGGCTATTCGGCTTTCTGCTGCAATTGTTCTATATATAGTATTGTCTCCACTTAACTTATTTTGTTTTGACTAGCTAGGTCCTTGGAGTCAGACTCCGGCCTATGTTTTCTCTAAAAAAAATAtaatcatctatagttagaaAACCAATATTATGAATATGATTGTAGTTATACATTTTTATACAGTAAATGAGCATACTTATATCTGATTATTTATATGCCTTATGTTTACTTTGAAactttttgttttccttttgtaGAGAAGCATTAGCCTTTAATTATGATTATTAATTTATGATTTATATAATTGATATATATGACTAATAATGTAGTCTTATTATTATTCATATGTATAGATTTTAGTATAGTTATATTTTAATATCTCCTTATATGATTTGTTTTCATATCATCATTGGATAAATACTTATAGACAACAAAGTTAAATGGATATTTGAATGTgacatatatatgacttgttttttagcaacatataTATGACTTTTTTTTTAGAAGAACATATGACTTGTTAATTAGGAGACGCTGTGCTGTGCTGGGTTGGGCTGCGATGGTCTTGTCTGATCTGGGCTGGGCTAGAAGAAGCCCGACATCCATCCATATACCAAACCGTGGCGGATGAGGACATATTGGGCCTTTTTTTTATAACTGTATCGGGCCTTAACAACGCGAGGCGTTCATGGCGGCGGCGTATCGGATAGGTTGCCCTTCACTTGGGTGTTCATGGCGCCGGCGGGCGGCGCCGTGGGATTCGGCTATCTCTCCTCCGTGGCGAAGGCGAACGATGACGACTGCACAGGCTTGGAACGTTCATGCCTCGACAGGGCGGGGACGGCCGACGGCCACGCTGCGGCGGAGGATGAGAAGGAGCGCAAGGACGATGCGCGCTCCAAGAAGCGGCGTGCGTGGAGGTGGAAAGCCAGCATGGCCGTCGAGGATCGCTGCGAGCAGGGCGCCGCCGGGTACGGGGACGGGGACGACGAGTGGGCGGAGCTGGAACCTTTCTTCTTCGACGAGGCGGCAGCGGTGGCCGAGCACGGGAGGCGGATGCAGAGAGAACAGCAGGCGGCCCACAACAGGAAGCTGTGCAGAGCCCGCAAGGCCGCCTTGGATCGGATCCGCGAGTATGATCCTAAGAATGGGAGCACCTACTACTCCCGACTTGaatacgtcgacgacatcatcaCATTCGACCACGACGAGGAATGTAAGTCGTAGTTGTTTGTTAAATTTTACCCACCTTTTAGATTTGACGAACTCCATATTGTTTGCTGTTTGCCATCCATGTAAGCTTAGTGGATCGCCTTATTAGCCGATTGTTTTAATTAATTGTCTATCTAGACACTCCATCACCAAGCTATTCGACTATGTGCATGCTAAAAAATTTCGACAGCTAGTCGCAATTGATTGTACCTGCACAACCCTTTTCCCCATTGATTGATCGTCGTCAACTATTGGAATCCAATAGAATAGTCCGTTAAGCCTGGATAACCCACTAGGTTTGTCTTTGATCTCATCCACAAACAAGTGAACAACATGCATCTATCTGAGCCTGAATATTCTATAACTGTATGCATGTACCTACTAAGGCCCTCCTATTCACTTCTCTTATAAACCgtctttttcaacttgttttttcagtcggaacagtgtttttctctcacaacaaatcagccagaacagtgttttggcttgttttttcagcaaagcgaacggggccagtTGATCTCATCCACAAACGACATGCATCTAAGTctaatgttttttttcttttcttgcaCTGCAGCGCCCCTTGGTCCAATGAGAGACACTGAGGCATTGATCTATGTACATGGCACTGTCCAGGATGACTCAGCAAATATGCTAGCTTCAGATGGTGAGAAGAAGTTCATTGCCAGTGACTCTGCAAATCTCCGCTCCATCAATATAACCTCCTTCTCGGATGGCAATTGCTCGGATGGCAATATGCGGTTTGTTCCAGACGACTCTGCAAACGTCTTCTCCATAAAGATAGTCTCCTCTGATGTTGGCTTTCCGATCGACGTCTATGGCACCGTAATTGCCAGAGATGACATCGATCTCATGTGTGTTTATCTCTTCCACCGAGATAGAGATCATTGCCAACTCATCTTGTCCAAGGTAAATCAGATTCTCGTCTATGCATATTGTGTGGGCTAACTTAAGATTGTATGACCTTGGGTGTCAAATATTTAGTTTTTGGTTGTTGTTGTGACCAAAGCACTTGCTGAGCTGTACTCAATGTGTATTGATCAGCAATGTAGCTGTGGTTGTCAATAAACATCATTGATTCTGACTGGCCCAAAACGAAGACTCGCGCTAAAATATTATATGTATTTTGAGTTTGATTTGAAGATCAAGTGTGTAAGGCAGAAGGACAAGCAGCTAAGTAAAGGTTACATGGCATTGGATGGCTTAAATTATAGATCGTGGCAAGAAATGGAGGTTGAAAGGGAAACCCTAGACACTAAACTCAGTAAGGTGATGATTACATATGCAGTAGTCCAAAATGCAGTCGAGGCAACTTTTGCTATTGAAGTTCTGCAGGGAAGATTTTACGGAGAAATCACTGCTTGCACCACTGGTATCCGGGATAGCATTGTGCTTCATGATAGCAAAATGGCTGAAGCAATGACTAACAATGGGAAGGGAGTTATCCAACTGTTGCGAAACGTGGTAGCTCTCAATATGAGGGAGAAGCTGATATTTACTATTGTTGCCCGGACTGGTGATGGTAAAACTAAAAGCACCACCATTAGATTTACTCCAGGAGTCATTGGTggagaagaaaaagaaataacCGGTGGTTCCATTAAGATGTGTGTGAAGGTTACATGGTCGATAATTTCACGTTGGTATTTCTATGAATGCTGATTATTATGATGGTCTTGTTATGTTGGAGTTTTCACTAGGATTGAATGATCGTTTAAGTATTTTGTTGGGCTTTGTTACGTTGTAACCATGAAGTCTGCCTAGAATGAACAATCCACAACCATGAAGTCTGCCTAGAATGAACAATCGTTTGAATGCAAAACTATGATCTTCTAAGCTATTATGGTGTTTATTCAGCAGCTTCGGCCTACAGGGCCTAATTCCTGGGATGTGCCAAAGAACCAGAAATTTGTTCTATTTGGAAGACCTAGGTACCACCAAAATGCAAGTTCTTCTCATGGTTCATTATATATGCAAAACAAAACTTGGTGAACCAACGAGTTGACGAGACATGGTTGGCCTCACAGCATGTCTTGCCCCTTATGCAGGCAGACCATGGAGATGTAACTCTATTTGGTAGTAGGTTGCAGATGCAAGCTACACTGGGTCAAAAAAACAGAATTTGGAGCTACACAGTGGAACGGATTCACAACCAAGCCTATGGCCGGAGGAATGGCTCCGAAACGAAAATGCCTTCGGTTGGTAGACTAAAATTACCATCATGGCAGATGCCTTCCACAAGGTGGTTAGGAGTGTCACATTCCTTATCATTTGAGAGATTTGGAAAGAACGAAATGAAAGAATCTTTAGGAAGTATATGAAACAAGCCCTCAGCCCTGTATCCTTTTTGCACAAATCAAAGCGGAAGTGGGGTCCTGGATTGCAGCATGAGCAAAAAAAAAGTCTAGAGATTTTACTGCCAAAGAAGtaatcaacttttattttgttttcccgTTAAAACAGGCTGTCGGTTTTTCCTCTTCTATACCAAATGAAATAGGGACACTCAGAAGAGGAGGAGCACAGAGATGGAAGGTGCGCGCTCCTCCTCATCTGAGTCATCCACTCTCCCCGCGGTGCATGCTGGTAACGACATGTGCCCTCCCTCCTACCTCGGATTCGGAAGCTGGAATTTTGGAGGCCACTAAATCCTACCTCTCGGCGCTTTTATCTCCTAGCACCCCTGCTCCACTACCCAAATGCAAACCCGCTGCCTTTGTTCCTCCTGCAAACGCATGCGTTCGCTGCTTGTCCGCCGGCCACCGAGCGGCTGTCTGCCGTGAACCGATCCGCTACAGGAGGTGTGGGGCCTTCTACCTCATGAAGCACGACTGCAAATCACCTGTTTGGCCGCCCCACCAATCCATCCCAGGGTCCTGCTGCCTCACCATCTGCCACTCCGCCTCTCCGCCTCGTCCTGTCCAGGCACCGATCGACGGCCAGGGCAGGCCCCACTCTCCACCTCCCTCTACCCTGGCGCAGCTGCCACCTCCCGCGGGTGGGAGGCCAGTGCCGACGCTACCCCTGGGCCCACTTGCGACTATCGGCGCTACCACAGGCACCCCGTAGCCCACAGGATGACTTCGACTCGGTGACCTCCACAGAGGTGGACTCAGATGGCTCTTCCTTCCGCCACAACAACAATGCCATCCCAGACCTCGACAAAGACATCCTCTGGATGTCGGGGGTGATATGGATAGGGCTGCAAGGTGGCCTACGCATTCCTCAATGTGGATGCCCCCGTCGATGCCCCCACCCCTTCATCAGAGCGGCCATCTTCTTGGTCGCGGATCGGGTCCATTTTCGCTAGTTCCCAGCATCCCGTGGCTCTATGCTTCTACGCTTTGATTCCAGAGCCGATCACGACGGCGGTGGCCGACATGGCCCCCATTGCCTATGATGGCGGCCATGTAAAGCTAGAAAGGTCCGAAGAGATGACCAACCGCTTTACCATCCAGCAACCATGGCTCGTCACCATCTCCGCCACAAGCTTCCCCGACGAGAGCACTTACAACACACTTACTTTTGTCATGTAGGCTGAAGTATGGAGGATTTGGCTTGTTGGGCAAGCAAGCCCTTTGTCATTTCATCTATGGCGCTATATTGTCCCGTATTGTCTTCTCATTGTACATCACTAGGTTTAAGAAGCCCCTATGTTTAATCCATCTCAACCTGCAAGTGCATACCTTCATCCTATAAAACAATTTTGTAGTTAGACATTCACCTCTGTGTTGTAAAATAATGCATTTCATAACGAAACTAACATGGTCCACAACATGATATATATGCCTGCTGAGGACAAACTTTAGGTAAAACTGATACAATTCCTTCAACTCGATCCATGACATCATTTGCCTCGATTGGTTGACGTAGACGCTATCCTTGACTAATCATGGGCGCCTGCACAATACTTAGGCTATAAGATTCTTCCAAGAAAGAGTTGTCTCACCTACGAATATGCACATGGATTACCATCTCATCATTTTACTCGAGGTTGAGTAATGATGATAGCAATCCTCAGCCACTACTACTTCAATCGAAGTGTCAATCATACCATCGTCATTAGCACAATTTCCTCAATGACGAGAAGTGAATCAGGTAAGTCATCCCCTAATTTGATTGTATAAGTCCTAATAAAAAACAATGGACAGGTACACAACATTCAAAAAAAATTCCACACGAGGCAACTCCATTTTCATTATAGCTTGTAAGAGCCCGACAGGGGAGGGGGCTCtaggtggcggctagggttagggaggTGGGCTGTGGGCGGCGGCACAGGGAGAGGGCGGCGACACTAGggcagagagagaggaggagttGGCGCAtgagagggagaggagaagggagagaggTAGGGAAGACCTTAGGCCAATctttcttcattccaatgatTACATAGCCCCTCTACTTATAGTCCTAGGAAGACTTGCATCCTAAGTAATCTAATGAGTGAAGTCCTTATAGATATGGACTCCTTCCTATCTCAGCTAATCCTATTCCTATTGGAGATCCACCGGATATGGATAGTGGaatggcgggggggggggggcgccctTGCTGTGTGTGCCTCCCCTATGTGGCGCTGCTACTGCCCTTGACGGCAGCCCCCTTGGTGGTGGCGCCACCGATGCTGTTGGCGCCTCGGCCATATGGTCCTTGAGCCCTCATTGGGCGTATGACATCACTTCCCCCTTCTCCGATCGGCGCGTTCTCATGCTGAATCATTTGCCAATCTTTGACACCCTCTGGCAAAAGTCTGGTCCCCCAGGGTATCTTTGCAATTTGGATAGTGAGGTGGCCCATAGTGTCATTGAAGTCATTGGTGCTGATATGGTAGTCGAAGAACTATAAGTAGTAGCTGCAGGAGCCAAAGTAGCCGGAGATGTAGTAGTTGTTGGTTCCTATCTTATTGATTGGCTCATGGATGCAGCGTGCAGCATAGATGGCGATGCCTGAAAGTATTCTAGGGAAGTGTAGCATTTGCATTGCCCATGGCGGTCGTGGGAACGAGTGTACCTAGGCTGCATCAACTTGCGCCATTATACGTCGGCATAACGTTGTTGGCACGATGGTTGGTGGTGTCGTGGTGAATTGCTGGAGCATGCCGAAGAGAAGGTTGCCGGTGTCATAGTTGGTCGGGCAGACCAATGGGTGGATGTTAGTGTGTTGCCTACTGATGTAGAGGTCCTCGATGGAGAGAAATTGCTGGCCATTGTTGTCGAGGATGACGATCATCACCGATGGTAGTATGCATTGTGGCCATTCTTTGAGTAGCAAGATGCTTGAAGGAAAAGCTTGTGTTGCTGGCGTAGATGTTGTTGTGTGTAGGCTGATGGCTAGGAGATGTAGAGATGAAGTTCCTAGCGACTCAAACAGGTCCTAGAGCAGGGGTGAAGTCACCGGGATGTAGTATCGTTCGTTGTAGCGAACGATGTCGTGTTGGAGGGACCAAGCCGGTGCAGCTGTCTGTACTTCAATAGTGGTAGAGATGATCTGGAGCTCACGTTCGTTTGTA
This genomic interval carries:
- the LOC136510099 gene encoding uncharacterized protein, whose protein sequence is MAPAGGAVGFGYLSSVAKANDDDCTGLERSCLDRAGTADGHAAAEDEKERKDDARSKKRRAWRWKASMAVEDRCEQGAAGYGDGDDEWAELEPFFFDEAAAVAEHGRRMQREQQAAHNRKLCRARKAALDRIREYDPKNGSTYYSRLEYVDDIITFDHDEESPLGPMRDTEALIYVHGTVQDDSANMLASDGEKKFIASDSANLRSINITSFSDGNCSDGNMRFVPDDSANVFSIKIVSSDVGFPIDVYGTVIARDDIDLMCVYLFHRDRDHCQLILSKVNQILVYAYCVG